A portion of the Krasilnikovia cinnamomea genome contains these proteins:
- the hsaD gene encoding 4,5:9,10-diseco-3-hydroxy-5,9,17-trioxoandrosta-1(10),2-diene-4-oate hydrolase: MTTTSIPAPGSYAAGLHYHRAGPDGGHPVVLLHGGGPGASAWSNFGRTVPVFARAFDTIAVDQPGYGGSATGPIAGQYFTHSADALLRLLDELGIERADLVGNSLGGGTAVRFALLHPQRAGRLLLMGPGGLSLNLFAADPTEGIKRLAAVGAPPGPSRDKVAAFLRTLVFDQSLITEELIDERFRAAADPAAQRAMREMGASFTDPEHYEQGLLWRDAHRLRHEVLLVWGREDRVNPLDGALVALKLIRRARLHVFGGCGHWAHLEKFDEFNRLAFDFLEGDRP, from the coding sequence ATGACCACGACCAGCATTCCCGCTCCGGGCTCATACGCCGCCGGCCTGCATTACCACCGCGCCGGACCGGACGGAGGGCACCCGGTGGTGCTCCTGCACGGCGGCGGTCCCGGCGCCTCCGCGTGGAGCAACTTCGGGCGTACCGTGCCGGTCTTCGCGCGGGCATTCGACACGATCGCCGTCGACCAGCCCGGCTACGGCGGCTCCGCCACCGGGCCGATCGCCGGGCAGTACTTCACCCATTCCGCCGACGCGCTGCTCCGGCTGCTCGACGAACTCGGCATCGAGCGGGCCGACCTGGTCGGCAACTCGCTGGGCGGCGGCACCGCGGTCCGGTTCGCGCTGCTGCACCCGCAGCGCGCGGGACGGCTGCTGCTCATGGGCCCCGGCGGGCTGAGCCTCAACCTCTTCGCCGCCGATCCGACCGAAGGGATCAAACGGCTGGCCGCGGTCGGCGCGCCGCCCGGACCGAGCCGGGACAAGGTCGCCGCCTTCCTGCGTACGCTCGTGTTCGACCAGTCGCTGATCACCGAGGAGCTGATCGACGAGCGGTTCCGGGCGGCCGCCGACCCGGCGGCGCAGCGCGCGATGCGCGAGATGGGTGCCTCGTTCACCGACCCGGAACACTACGAGCAGGGCCTGCTCTGGCGCGACGCGCACCGGCTGCGCCACGAGGTGCTGCTCGTGTGGGGCCGGGAGGACCGGGTCAACCCGCTCGACGGCGCCCTGGTCGCACTCAAGCTGATCCGCCGCGCCCGGCTGCACGTCTTCGGCGGCTGCGGACACTGGGCACACCTGGAGAAGTTCGACGAGTTCAACCGCCTGGCGTTCGACTTCCTGGAAGGGGACCGTCCGTGA
- the hsaC gene encoding iron-dependent extradiol dioxygenase HsaC, translating to MSLIRSLGYLRVESTDVAAWREFGVTVLDMAPGRGPDPEAVYLRMDELPARIVVVAGERDRLAATGWEVADPAALARLTRALEQAGVAIKAAGGDELAERRVAQMISLDDPFGNRLEFFCGAALDTRPAQGRYGTRFVTGEQGMGHVVLPAGDDAAALHFYTDVLGFRLRDTMRFIPETVGLPPGDRPLWMRFLGCGPRHHSVALAPIPAPSGLIHLMVETESIDDVGRAMDRCARHDVPTISTLGRHANDQMISFYVRTPSGFDIEYGTGGCTVDDRTWVARQTTAHSVWGHRFERAGH from the coding sequence GTGAGCCTCATCCGATCCCTCGGCTACCTGCGTGTCGAGTCCACCGACGTCGCGGCGTGGCGCGAGTTCGGCGTCACCGTGCTCGACATGGCGCCGGGGCGCGGGCCCGATCCCGAGGCGGTCTACCTGCGCATGGACGAGCTGCCCGCGCGGATCGTCGTGGTGGCGGGCGAACGGGACCGGCTGGCCGCCACCGGCTGGGAGGTCGCCGACCCGGCCGCGCTCGCCCGGCTCACCCGCGCCCTCGAACAGGCCGGCGTCGCGATCAAGGCCGCCGGTGGCGACGAACTCGCCGAGCGACGCGTGGCGCAGATGATCAGCCTGGACGACCCGTTCGGCAACCGCCTCGAGTTCTTCTGCGGCGCGGCGCTGGACACCCGCCCCGCCCAGGGCCGCTACGGGACCAGGTTCGTCACCGGCGAGCAGGGCATGGGACACGTGGTGCTGCCCGCCGGCGACGACGCCGCGGCACTGCACTTCTACACCGACGTGCTCGGCTTCCGGCTGCGCGACACGATGCGGTTCATCCCCGAAACGGTCGGCCTGCCGCCCGGCGACCGCCCGCTGTGGATGCGGTTCCTCGGCTGCGGCCCGCGCCACCACAGCGTCGCGCTGGCACCGATACCGGCGCCCAGCGGCCTCATCCACCTCATGGTCGAGACCGAATCGATCGACGACGTGGGCCGGGCCATGGACCGCTGCGCCCGCCACGACGTGCCGACGATCTCAACGCTGGGACGGCACGCCAACGACCAGATGATCTCCTTCTACGTGCGGACCCCGAGCGGCTTCGACATCGAGTACGGCACCGGCGGCTGCACCGTCGACGACCGTACCTGGGTGGCCCGGCAGACCACCGCGCACAGCGTGTGGGGCCACCGCTTCGAGCGCGCCGGCCACTGA
- the hsaB gene encoding 3-hydroxy-9,10-secoandrosta-1,3,5(10)-triene-9,17-dione monooxygenase reductase subunit, whose amino-acid sequence MAAARTDSDTRQFRRVFGHFCTGVTVITTRDADGPAGFACQAFAPLSLDPPLVLFCPQAGSDTWRRIRDCGTFCVNVLAGAQREVSRRFGTRGADRFTDAGWSPSPAGAPILTGALTWAECRVEAVHPGGDHAIVVGRVTTLGECRADGPLLFYRGRYTTAAPASPHESPEVVDTLLAWPRHTDWI is encoded by the coding sequence GTGGCGGCGGCCCGTACGGACTCGGACACCCGGCAGTTCCGCCGGGTGTTCGGCCACTTCTGCACCGGCGTCACGGTCATCACCACCCGCGACGCGGACGGCCCCGCCGGATTCGCGTGCCAGGCGTTCGCCCCGCTGTCACTGGACCCGCCGCTGGTGCTGTTCTGCCCGCAGGCCGGCTCGGACACCTGGCGGCGCATCCGCGACTGCGGCACGTTCTGCGTCAACGTCCTCGCCGGAGCGCAACGGGAGGTGTCCCGGCGCTTCGGCACCCGGGGCGCGGACCGGTTCACCGACGCCGGCTGGTCCCCGTCACCGGCCGGGGCGCCGATCCTGACGGGCGCGCTCACCTGGGCCGAGTGCCGGGTGGAGGCGGTGCACCCGGGCGGCGACCACGCCATCGTGGTCGGCCGGGTGACGACGCTCGGCGAATGCCGGGCCGACGGACCGCTGCTGTTCTACCGGGGCCGCTACACCACGGCGGCCCCGGCCTCGCCGCACGAGTCACCCGAGGTGGTCGACACCCTGCTGGCCTGGCCCCGCCACACCGACTGGATCTGA
- a CDS encoding acyl-CoA dehydrogenase family protein — translation MTGERQALRDAVRGLLSGYSTRAAIDAPDGFDPALWTRLCSEIGVAGLAVPEPYGGSGATLRETCVVLEELGRTLTPGPMLGCAVLATHALLRSGDSEACARLLPDLCTGARTATLAFAGDPAEVPCTASAGGRLSGEVPHVLDLACADTLLVPARTGDTTILYEVAAEAPGVARHETSPLDPTRRLGVLRLTDAPARRIGGDTDLGGLRDLACVALSADQIGAAAYALAATIRYVRIRVQFGRPIGSFQALQHRLAGAHVRMEAARSASYAAADALMAGAPEAPALAAVAKVYCSEALQAIAAEMVQMHGGIAITWEHDAHLYLRRAYASAQLFGSPAHHLERLARSLCSDPVGVAGPGQQGVDHLG, via the coding sequence CTGACCGGGGAACGTCAGGCGCTGCGCGACGCCGTGCGCGGTCTGCTGTCCGGATACTCCACCCGGGCCGCGATCGACGCGCCGGACGGCTTCGACCCGGCCCTGTGGACCCGGCTGTGCTCCGAGATCGGCGTCGCCGGCCTGGCCGTGCCGGAACCGTACGGCGGATCCGGCGCCACCCTGCGGGAGACCTGCGTGGTGCTGGAGGAGTTGGGACGCACGCTGACCCCCGGCCCGATGCTCGGCTGTGCCGTCCTCGCCACGCACGCGCTGCTGCGCTCGGGCGACTCCGAAGCCTGCGCGCGACTGCTGCCGGACCTGTGCACCGGGGCACGGACCGCCACGCTGGCCTTCGCGGGAGATCCGGCGGAGGTGCCCTGCACCGCCTCGGCCGGAGGGCGGCTCAGCGGCGAGGTCCCCCACGTCCTGGACCTCGCCTGCGCCGACACCCTGCTGGTCCCCGCGCGCACCGGCGACACGACCATCCTGTACGAGGTGGCGGCCGAAGCGCCCGGGGTGGCCCGCCACGAGACCAGCCCGCTGGACCCGACGCGGCGGCTCGGTGTGCTGCGCCTGACCGACGCACCCGCGCGCCGGATCGGCGGCGACACCGACCTCGGCGGTCTGCGCGACCTGGCCTGCGTGGCGCTCAGCGCCGACCAGATCGGCGCGGCCGCTTACGCGCTCGCGGCCACTATCCGGTACGTGCGGATCCGGGTCCAGTTCGGGCGCCCGATCGGCAGCTTCCAAGCCTTGCAGCACCGGCTGGCGGGGGCACACGTACGGATGGAGGCCGCCCGCTCGGCGTCGTACGCCGCGGCCGACGCCCTGATGGCCGGCGCCCCCGAAGCGCCGGCGCTGGCCGCGGTGGCCAAGGTCTACTGCTCCGAGGCGCTGCAGGCGATCGCCGCCGAGATGGTCCAGATGCACGGCGGCATCGCGATCACCTGGGAGCACGACGCCCACCTCTACCTGCGCCGCGCGTACGCCTCGGCGCAGCTCTTCGGCTCCCCCGCCCACCACCTCGAGCGCCTGGCGCGGTCGCTGTGCTCAGATCCAGTCGGTGTGGCGGGGCCAGGCCAGCAGGGTGTCGACCACCTCGGGTGA
- a CDS encoding acyl-CoA dehydrogenase family protein — MRLVPSPEQDGFAAVLHRLLSDVDVGATADRWALGDAAPGRAVWSRLAEAGVCGLAVPACWGGLGGAPSDLVLAAEELGHHALPGPVAESVAAVPTLLTAVGDDRLRSTWLPELAAGRTVATLAAPPWLPYATDAHAADLVLFAGRDAVRLARVGPAHTSMDPARRLFEVFPGDTLAAGADTAAVVARALDMGVLVCAAQLLGAGRALLETAVAYAQTRHQFGRAIGQFQAVQHRLADVAVALEFARPLLYAAAVALTRDPHDANTVASTGNDPHEANVVASTGDDRQDAARDVSAAKVACADAANRAARAALQVHGAIGYTREHGLGRWLTRVRVLTLAWGTPTEHRARVAAALGRR, encoded by the coding sequence ATGAGACTGGTGCCCTCGCCGGAGCAGGACGGGTTCGCGGCCGTCCTGCACAGGCTCCTCAGCGATGTGGACGTTGGCGCGACAGCGGACCGCTGGGCGCTGGGCGACGCCGCCCCCGGCCGGGCTGTCTGGTCGCGGCTGGCCGAGGCCGGAGTCTGCGGGCTCGCCGTGCCGGCATGCTGGGGCGGCCTGGGTGGCGCGCCGAGCGACCTGGTGCTCGCGGCCGAGGAGCTGGGCCATCACGCGCTGCCCGGGCCGGTGGCCGAGTCCGTGGCCGCGGTACCCACACTGCTCACCGCGGTCGGCGACGACCGGCTGCGCAGCACCTGGCTGCCCGAGCTGGCCGCCGGGCGGACGGTCGCGACGCTGGCCGCGCCGCCCTGGCTTCCGTACGCCACCGACGCGCACGCCGCCGACCTCGTGCTCTTCGCCGGGCGCGACGCCGTCAGGCTGGCCCGCGTCGGCCCGGCGCACACCTCGATGGACCCGGCCCGGCGGCTGTTCGAGGTGTTCCCGGGCGACACGCTCGCCGCCGGTGCGGACACGGCCGCCGTGGTGGCCCGCGCCCTGGACATGGGTGTGCTGGTCTGCGCCGCCCAGCTCCTCGGCGCCGGCCGCGCACTGTTGGAGACGGCGGTGGCCTACGCGCAAACCCGACACCAGTTCGGCCGCGCGATCGGGCAGTTCCAGGCGGTCCAGCACCGGCTCGCCGACGTGGCGGTGGCCCTGGAGTTCGCCCGGCCACTGCTGTACGCGGCCGCGGTCGCCCTCACCCGCGACCCGCACGACGCGAACACGGTCGCCTCCACCGGCAACGACCCGCACGAAGCGAACGTGGTCGCCTCCACCGGCGACGACCGGCAGGACGCGGCGCGGGACGTCTCGGCGGCGAAGGTGGCCTGCGCGGACGCCGCCAACCGGGCCGCCCGCGCCGCGCTGCAGGTGCACGGCGCCATCGGCTACACCCGGGAGCACGGGCTGGGCCGGTGGCTCACCAGGGTCCGGGTGCTGACCCTGGCGTGGGGCACCCCGACCGAGCACCGGGCCCGGGTGGCGGCGGCCCTGGGAAGGCGCTGA
- a CDS encoding acyl-CoA dehydrogenase family protein gives MNLDLDPSARSFRDEVRAWLADNVPATPLPSVHTPAGATAHRAWERRLADARLAVVSWPERYGGRTAPPLHTLLFEEEYHAAAAPARIGQNGLFLLAPTLFTHGTPEQRDRILPRMARADDVWAQAWSEPDAGSDLAAIRSVARRTDGGWLLSGQKTWSSRAAVADRAFGLFRTDPQARRHRGLTCVMFDLRAPGVSVRGIQQLDGEPGFAEIFLDDVFVPDADVIGAPGDGWRVAMNTAGHERGLTLRSPGRFVAAAARLVALWREAGDPGDTGLRDRVVDAWIGAQAYRMHAFAALDAPPGPFAASVTKLFWSELDIALHSTALDVLGAHAETDAGWTGGYLFALAGPIYAGTNEIQRSIVAERVLGLPREPNPGAPR, from the coding sequence GTGAATCTCGACCTCGACCCGTCCGCGCGCTCGTTCCGGGACGAGGTCCGCGCCTGGCTCGCGGACAACGTCCCGGCCACTCCCCTGCCGAGCGTGCACACCCCGGCGGGCGCCACCGCGCACCGGGCCTGGGAACGCCGTCTCGCCGACGCCCGCCTCGCCGTCGTGTCCTGGCCGGAGAGGTACGGCGGGCGGACCGCCCCGCCGCTGCACACGCTGCTGTTCGAGGAGGAGTACCACGCCGCCGCCGCGCCCGCCCGGATCGGCCAGAACGGCCTGTTCCTGCTCGCCCCCACGCTGTTCACGCACGGGACGCCGGAGCAGCGCGACCGGATCCTGCCCCGGATGGCCCGGGCGGACGACGTGTGGGCGCAGGCCTGGTCCGAGCCGGACGCGGGCAGCGACCTGGCCGCGATCCGCTCGGTTGCCCGGCGCACCGACGGCGGGTGGCTGCTGTCCGGCCAGAAGACGTGGAGCTCCCGGGCCGCCGTGGCGGACCGGGCGTTCGGGTTGTTCCGTACGGATCCGCAGGCGCGGCGGCACCGCGGCCTCACCTGTGTGATGTTCGACCTGCGGGCGCCCGGGGTGAGCGTACGCGGAATCCAGCAGCTCGACGGCGAACCGGGCTTCGCGGAGATCTTCCTGGACGACGTGTTCGTCCCGGACGCGGATGTCATCGGCGCGCCCGGCGACGGCTGGCGGGTGGCGATGAACACGGCCGGCCACGAGCGGGGGCTGACGCTGCGCAGCCCGGGCCGGTTCGTGGCGGCCGCCGCGCGGCTGGTTGCGCTCTGGCGGGAGGCGGGCGACCCCGGCGACACCGGGCTGCGCGACCGCGTGGTGGACGCGTGGATCGGCGCACAGGCGTACCGGATGCACGCGTTCGCCGCGTTGGACGCACCGCCCGGGCCGTTCGCGGCGAGCGTCACCAAGCTGTTCTGGTCCGAGCTGGACATCGCCCTGCACTCCACGGCGCTCGACGTGCTCGGCGCCCATGCCGAGACCGACGCTGGCTGGACCGGCGGATACCTGTTCGCGCTGGCCGGTCCGATCTACGCCGGCACCAACGAGATCCAGCGGAGCATCGTCGCCGAGCGAGTGCTCGGCCTGCCCCGCGAGCCGAACCCCGGAGCACCACGATGA
- a CDS encoding enoyl-CoA hydratase — protein sequence MTDPVRYERRGRLALVTMNRPRYRNAQNSAMTYALDAAFTRAVDDDEVAVIVLAGAGDHFSAGHDIGTPERDADTPFPRRAVLWWDHTGRAGADRRYSREAEVYLGMCRRWRDIPKPAVAMVQGACIAGGLMLAWTCDLIVAADDAFFADPVLRMGVPGVEYFAHPWMLGPRFAREVLFTGDRFDAHRAYQVGMVNRVVPRAELETATVALAERIAAMPGFGLSLAKRALNQCEDLMGMRAGMDAVFGLHHLAHAHNAEVTGNPLGGLDAAAMKRSAS from the coding sequence GTGACCGACCCGGTCCGCTACGAACGGCGCGGCCGCCTCGCCCTGGTGACCATGAACCGTCCCCGGTACCGCAACGCGCAGAACTCGGCGATGACCTACGCCCTGGACGCGGCGTTCACCCGCGCCGTGGACGACGACGAGGTCGCCGTGATCGTGCTGGCCGGAGCCGGCGACCACTTCTCGGCCGGACACGACATCGGCACCCCGGAGCGGGACGCGGACACCCCGTTCCCCCGGCGCGCGGTCCTGTGGTGGGACCACACCGGGCGGGCCGGCGCGGACCGGCGCTACTCCCGGGAGGCGGAGGTCTACCTGGGGATGTGCCGGCGATGGCGGGACATCCCCAAACCGGCGGTCGCGATGGTGCAGGGCGCGTGCATCGCGGGCGGCCTCATGCTGGCCTGGACGTGCGACCTGATCGTCGCCGCCGACGACGCGTTCTTCGCCGATCCGGTGCTGCGGATGGGTGTCCCCGGCGTCGAGTACTTCGCCCACCCGTGGATGCTCGGCCCCCGCTTCGCCCGCGAGGTGCTGTTCACCGGTGACCGGTTCGACGCACACCGCGCGTACCAGGTCGGCATGGTGAACCGGGTGGTGCCCCGCGCCGAGCTGGAAACCGCGACCGTCGCGCTGGCCGAGCGGATCGCCGCGATGCCGGGGTTCGGCCTGAGCCTGGCCAAGCGCGCGCTGAACCAGTGTGAGGACCTGATGGGCATGCGCGCCGGGATGGACGCCGTCTTCGGCCTGCACCACCTGGCCCACGCGCACAACGCCGAGGTCACCGGGAACCCGCTCGGCGGCCTGGACGCGGCCGCCATGAAACGGTCCGCGTCGTGA
- a CDS encoding FadD3 family acyl-CoA ligase → MESTLPAAVADAARRFGAAPALVEPGGPQWSFADLLEQVRVVARATIAAGLRPGDRLAVWAPNTSHWVLAALGASYAGATLVPVNTRFTGAEALDVIHRSGARGLIVAGPFLGVDRLATLRAAAARSGVPLPGLVVQVPAGPSSPQSGALDWDAFLRHAADVPVSEADTRARAVTPDDVSDILFTSGTTGRSKGAMSAHRQSLGVAAAWAEIGELGPRDRYLVVNPFFHSFGLKAGLLACLLSGATVVPMPVFDPARALALIAAQRITVLPGPPTLYLSLLDHPERPRHDLSTLRLAVTGAATVAPALVERIQADLGVRTVLTAYGLTEAVVATMCRPGDDPQTVAHTCGRPAAGFEVRIGPPTGEVLLRGPHVMLGYLDDPAATAAAIDADGWLHTGDIGRLDERGYLQITDRLKDMYICGGFNVYPAEVERTLAGLPGVAESAVVGVSDPRLGEVGKAYVVARPGHTLSGADVIAYCRERLAGYKVPRTVEWRTELPHNASGKVLKYLLRKEGTP, encoded by the coding sequence GTGGAATCCACCCTCCCGGCGGCCGTGGCCGACGCGGCCCGCAGATTCGGGGCGGCTCCGGCTCTGGTGGAGCCCGGCGGGCCACAGTGGAGCTTCGCGGACCTGTTGGAGCAGGTGCGCGTGGTCGCCCGCGCGACGATCGCCGCCGGGCTGCGACCCGGTGACCGGCTCGCCGTCTGGGCGCCGAACACGTCGCACTGGGTGCTGGCCGCGCTCGGCGCGAGCTACGCCGGTGCCACGCTGGTGCCGGTGAACACCCGGTTCACCGGCGCCGAGGCCCTCGATGTGATCCATCGCAGCGGCGCGCGCGGCCTCATCGTCGCCGGCCCGTTCCTGGGCGTGGACCGGCTCGCCACGCTGCGCGCCGCCGCAGCCCGGAGCGGCGTCCCGCTGCCCGGTCTCGTCGTGCAGGTGCCCGCCGGTCCGTCCTCGCCGCAATCCGGAGCGCTCGACTGGGACGCCTTCCTGCGCCACGCCGCCGACGTGCCGGTGTCCGAGGCGGACACCCGCGCCCGGGCCGTCACTCCGGACGACGTGAGCGACATCCTGTTCACCTCGGGCACCACCGGGCGCAGCAAGGGCGCGATGAGCGCACACCGGCAGTCACTCGGCGTGGCCGCCGCCTGGGCCGAGATCGGCGAGCTGGGCCCGCGCGACCGGTATCTGGTGGTCAACCCGTTCTTCCACAGCTTCGGGCTCAAAGCCGGCCTGCTGGCATGCCTGCTCAGCGGCGCCACGGTGGTACCGATGCCGGTCTTCGACCCGGCCCGGGCGCTTGCGCTGATCGCCGCCCAGCGCATCACCGTCCTGCCCGGACCACCCACGCTCTACCTCAGCCTGCTCGACCACCCCGAGCGACCCCGGCACGACCTGTCCACGCTGCGCCTCGCGGTGACCGGCGCGGCCACCGTCGCTCCCGCACTCGTCGAGCGGATACAGGCGGATCTGGGCGTACGCACCGTACTCACCGCGTACGGGCTGACCGAGGCGGTGGTGGCCACCATGTGCCGGCCCGGCGACGACCCGCAGACCGTCGCACACACCTGCGGGCGGCCCGCCGCGGGCTTCGAGGTCCGGATCGGCCCGCCCACCGGCGAAGTGCTCCTGCGCGGCCCGCACGTGATGCTCGGCTACCTCGACGACCCGGCCGCCACCGCCGCCGCCATCGACGCCGACGGCTGGCTGCACACCGGTGACATCGGCCGCCTGGACGAACGGGGATACCTGCAGATCACCGACCGGCTCAAGGACATGTACATCTGCGGCGGCTTCAACGTGTATCCAGCCGAGGTCGAACGGACGCTGGCCGGGCTGCCCGGGGTGGCCGAGTCGGCCGTGGTCGGGGTGAGTGATCCGCGCCTGGGCGAGGTGGGCAAGGCCTATGTCGTCGCGCGGCCGGGGCACACGCTGTCCGGCGCGGACGTGATCGCGTACTGCCGGGAACGGCTGGCCGGCTACAAGGTGCCCCGTACGGTCGAGTGGCGCACCGAGTTGCCCCACAACGCCTCCGGCAAGGTCCTCAAGTACCTGCTCCGGAAGGAAGGCACCCCGTGA
- a CDS encoding acyl-CoA dehydrogenase family protein: MTIPVVQEVAPVDDDEQFRREVRDWLAANVTDQLRGVGGPGRENEAYPQRLAFTRRLAAAGWTCLAWPVAHGGRGASLARQVIFHEEYARSGAPARVDHIGTTMVGPTLIALGTERQRRRFLPRIAAVDELWCQGYSEPGAGSDLAGVTTRARLDGDQWVITGQKVWTSLAHVADWCFVLARTEPVPDGGPRHAGLSYLLVPMRQPGITVRPIRQLTGDSEFNEVFFDDARTERDLVVGEPGQGWRVAMATLGFERGAATVGQQIGFQRDLDDLVALARRTGAIADPVLRERIVRAWVELSVLRAHTLRALAGPPSAGTASEIKLLWSRWRQGLGELAMAVLGSAGAAADPGDEEVQRWRRLFLFSRADTIYGGSDEIQRTIVAERVLGLPRQDRR, from the coding sequence GTGACGATACCCGTGGTGCAGGAGGTGGCGCCAGTGGACGATGACGAACAGTTCCGGCGTGAAGTCCGGGACTGGCTCGCCGCGAACGTGACGGACCAGCTGCGCGGCGTCGGCGGCCCGGGCCGCGAGAACGAGGCGTATCCGCAGCGTCTCGCGTTCACCCGCCGCCTGGCGGCCGCGGGATGGACCTGCCTGGCCTGGCCCGTCGCGCACGGCGGGCGCGGTGCGTCGCTCGCGCGGCAGGTCATCTTCCACGAGGAGTACGCCCGGTCCGGCGCGCCCGCCCGGGTGGACCACATCGGCACCACCATGGTCGGCCCGACCCTGATCGCACTCGGCACCGAGCGTCAGCGCCGCCGGTTCCTGCCCCGTATCGCCGCGGTGGACGAGCTGTGGTGCCAGGGCTACTCCGAGCCGGGCGCCGGGTCCGACCTGGCCGGTGTCACCACCCGCGCGCGGCTCGACGGTGACCAGTGGGTGATCACCGGTCAGAAGGTGTGGACGTCGCTGGCGCACGTGGCCGACTGGTGTTTCGTGCTGGCCCGCACGGAGCCCGTACCGGACGGTGGCCCGCGCCACGCCGGACTGTCGTATCTGCTGGTGCCGATGCGCCAGCCCGGGATCACCGTGCGCCCGATCCGGCAGCTCACCGGCGACAGCGAGTTCAACGAGGTCTTCTTCGACGACGCCCGCACCGAACGCGACCTCGTGGTCGGCGAACCGGGGCAGGGCTGGCGAGTGGCGATGGCCACGCTCGGCTTCGAGCGCGGCGCGGCCACGGTGGGCCAGCAGATCGGTTTCCAGCGGGACCTGGACGACCTGGTGGCGCTGGCCCGGCGTACCGGAGCTATCGCGGACCCGGTGCTGCGCGAGCGGATCGTGCGCGCCTGGGTCGAGTTGTCCGTGCTGCGCGCGCACACCCTGCGCGCCCTCGCCGGGCCACCTTCGGCGGGCACCGCGTCGGAGATCAAGCTGCTCTGGTCGCGCTGGCGGCAGGGCCTCGGCGAGCTCGCCATGGCGGTGCTCGGTTCCGCCGGGGCCGCGGCGGATCCCGGCGACGAGGAGGTCCAGCGGTGGCGGCGGCTGTTCCTGTTCAGCCGGGCCGACACCATCTACGGCGGCTCCGACGAGATCCAGCGCACCATCGTGGCCGAGCGGGTGCTCGGGCTGCCCCGGCAGGACCGCCGGTGA
- a CDS encoding SDR family oxidoreductase: MDRLPPPGHGLLAGRVVVVTAAAGTGIGSAIATRCLAEGAEVVLSDHHRRRLAEAWERLAVTYPGRVWSVPCDVTDEADVQALVAGAVAHCGRIDVMVNNAGLGGTRPVVELTDDEWRRVLDVTLTGTFRGTRAALRQMIAQGGGGAVVNNASVLGWRAQAGQAHYAAAKAGVMAFTRCAALDVAAHGIRVNAVAPSLASHPFLAKVIDERELAGLALREAFGRAAQPWEVATVVAFLASDYASYLTGEVISVSSQHP, encoded by the coding sequence GTGGACCGGCTGCCGCCGCCCGGGCACGGACTGCTGGCGGGCAGGGTCGTGGTCGTCACCGCGGCGGCCGGCACCGGGATCGGCTCCGCGATCGCCACGCGGTGCCTGGCCGAGGGAGCCGAGGTCGTGCTCAGCGACCACCACCGGCGTCGGCTCGCCGAGGCCTGGGAGCGACTGGCCGTGACGTACCCGGGCCGGGTGTGGTCCGTGCCGTGCGACGTCACCGACGAGGCCGACGTCCAGGCGCTGGTCGCCGGTGCGGTCGCCCACTGCGGGCGGATCGACGTGATGGTGAACAACGCTGGCCTGGGCGGCACCCGGCCGGTGGTCGAGCTGACCGACGACGAGTGGCGGCGGGTCCTGGACGTCACGCTGACGGGGACGTTCCGCGGCACCCGGGCGGCGTTGCGGCAGATGATCGCGCAGGGCGGCGGCGGCGCGGTCGTCAACAACGCCTCGGTGCTGGGCTGGCGCGCCCAGGCCGGGCAGGCGCACTACGCGGCGGCGAAGGCGGGCGTGATGGCGTTCACCCGGTGCGCCGCGCTGGACGTGGCCGCACACGGCATCCGGGTCAACGCGGTGGCGCCGAGCCTGGCGAGCCACCCGTTCCTGGCCAAGGTGATCGACGAACGGGAGCTGGCCGGGCTCGCGCTGCGGGAGGCGTTCGGCCGGGCCGCGCAGCCGTGGGAGGTGGCGACCGTCGTGGCGTTCCTGGCCAGCGACTACGCCTCGTACCTCACCGGCGAGGTGATCTCGGTGAGCAGCCAGCATCCCTGA